A region of Odocoileus virginianus isolate 20LAN1187 ecotype Illinois chromosome 11, Ovbor_1.2, whole genome shotgun sequence DNA encodes the following proteins:
- the ANKRD65 gene encoding ankyrin repeat domain-containing protein 65, translated as MPDSCSFQMDSGVSEPGEQDLTEAGAEQELRWLDLGSEEALGAGTQGPSTPRAWGHLLQAVWKGHTGLVTQLLRQGASVEERDRAGRTPLHLAVLRGHVSLVRLLLQRGAQVGAADRAGRTPLHEAAWNAPSRVAELLLRRGAPANACCLAGLTPLHWAAALGRTLMAGHLLAAPDPGPTAADARGWTASHWAAAGGHLAVLELLGANGGARLDGVLLVAAAAGRATALRLLLAQGAPVDARDGVGATVLGVAAGLGRRQDMEVLLEHGADPSLKDRHGRSALHRAAAGGHLLAVQLLAAWGAKVDSQDKLGLTPLHHAARGGHIEVTGHLLDRGAEVNAAGWLQKTPLHLAMEHGHGPTTELLLSRGASPTLRTRWGDVAQDLWPALCGEQEES; from the exons atgcctgattcatgttcTTTCCAGATGGACTCTGGGGTCTCAGAGCCTGGGGAGcaggacctgacagaagcagggGCGGAGCAGGAACTGCGATGGTTGGATCTGGGCTCTGaggaggctctgggagctgggacACAGGGGCCCAGCACCCCACGGGCCTGGGGGCACTTGCTGCAGGCTGTGTGGAAGGGTCACACGGGCCTGGTGACTCAGCTGCTGCGGCAAGGGGCCAGTGTGGAGGAGAG GGACCGCGCTGGCCGGACTCCGCTCCATCTGGCGGTGTTGCGAGGCCACGTGTCGCTGGTGCGTCTCCTGCTGCAGCGCGGGGCCCAGGTCGGAGCCGCAGACCGCGCGGGGCGCACACCGCTGCACGAAGCCGCCTGGAACGCGCCGTCGCGGGTGGCAGAGCTGCTGCTGCGGCGCGGGGCGCCGGCGAATGCATGCTGCCTGGCCGGCCTCACGCCGTTGCACTGGGCCGCCGCTCTAGGCCGCACGCTGATGGCTGGGCACCTGCTGGCGGCGCCGGACCCTGGCCCGACAGCGGCAGACGCGCGCGGCTGGACGGCGTCGCACTGGGCGGCCGCGGGAGGCCACCTAGCGGTGCTCGAGCTGCTGGGGGCGAACGGTGGCGCGCGTCTAGACGGCGTCCTGCTCGTGGCGGCCGCGGCTGGGCGCGCAACTGCGCTTCGTCTCCTTCTGGCGCAAGGGGCTCCAGTAGACGCCCGGGACGGTGTGGGGGCCACTGTGCTGGGCGTCGCGGCCGGCCTGGGCCGCCGGCAG gaCATGGAGGTGCTGCTTGAGCACGGGGCAGACCCAAGCCTCAAGGACAGGCATGGCCGCTCTGCACTCCACAGGGCTGCTGCTGGTGGACATCTGCTTGCTGTCCAGCTGCTGGCCGCCTGGGGAGCAAAGGTGGATTCTCAGGACAAGTTGGGCCTCACCCCCCTGCACCATGCTGCCCGGGGAGGCCACATAGAGGTCACTGGCCACCTCCTGGACAGGGGTGCAGAGGTCAATGCTGCTGGCTGGCTCCAGAAGACCCCCCTGCATCTCGCCATGGAGCATGGCCATGGCCCCACCACAGAGCTTTTGCTGAGCCGAGGGGCCAGCCCCACCCTGCGGACACGGTGGGGGGATGTGGCCCAGGACCTGTGGCCTGCCCTctgtggagagcaggaggagtCCTAG
- the TMEM88B gene encoding transmembrane protein 88B translates to MNDQERETEEDEGGDPSDTAPMLPRRLPDCQASDLMSPGWPSLAAQGLGTLLLPGWALARLLLHLLLPAAVFLLVLLPAAAVVYLGFLCHSRVHPAPRPACRVLLSDSGSAALIVLGFLSLPPLLVLASAARARLARRLHSLLPTPTWSPGPRRQPDGEKQLCAWV, encoded by the exons ATGAATGAtcaggagagggagacagaggaggatgAGGGGGGAGACCCTTCAGACACAGCACCCATGCTGCCCCGGAGGCTTCCTGACTGCCAGGCTTCAGACCTGATGTCCCCAGGGTGGCCAAGCCTGGCTGCCCAAGGCCTGGGGACTCTGCTGCTCCCAGGATGGGCCCTGGCCCGGCTCCTGCTCCACCTGCTGCTGCCTGCAGCTGTGttcctgctggtgctgctgcctGCAGCTGCCGTCGTGTACCTGGGATTCCTGTGTCACTCGAGG GTCCACCCGGCGCCCCGCCCCGCGTGCCGCGTGCTGCTGTCCGACAGCGGCTCCGCGGCTCTCATCGTGTTGGGCTTCCTCTCGCTGCCTCCGCTGCTGGTGCTCGCTTCGGCCGCTCGCGCCCGCCTGGCCCGACGCCTCCACTCGCTGCTGCCGACCCCCACTTGGAGCCCCGGACCCCGCCGCCAGCCTGACGGGGAGAAGCAGCTCTGCGCCTGGGTGTGA
- the VWA1 gene encoding von Willebrand factor A domain-containing protein 1, producing MNGACRRAPGPCERAPSQSQCSSARGAARERLGGTSGRAARGGASGGRGPGPTRAAARPTTQERAKHQCRESAAVPSRAMLPWTVIGLALSLRLARSGAERGLPASALQGDLLFLLDSSASVSHYEFSRVREFLGRLAALLPVGPGALRASLVHVGSRPHTEFPFSQHSSGSAVQDAIRAAAQRMGDTNTGLALAYAKEQLFAKAAGARPGVPKVLVWVTDGGSSDPVGPPMQELKDLGVTVFIVSTGRGNLLELSAAASAPAEKHLHFVDVDDLHIITQALRGSILDAMWPQQLHASEVTSSGFRLAWPSLLTADSGYYVLELAPSTDPGVARRQQLPGNATGWAWTGLDPDTDYDVALVPESNVRLLRSQHLRVRTLPEETGPELIVVSHARPRSLRVSWAPALGPDAALGYHVLVGPLRGGAAQSVEVPAGENSTTLQGLAPGTAYLVTVTAAFRSGRERALSAKACTPEGERSRAPRPQPQRTGGREP from the exons ATGAATGGAGCGTGTCGCCGCGCGCCTGGGCCCTGCGAACGTGCGCCTTCCCAGAGCCAGTGCTCCTCCGCACGCGGGGCAGCTCGCGAGCGCCTCGGAGGGACCTCTGGGCGGGCCGCGAGGGGCGGGGCCTCCGGGGGGCGGGGCCCGGGTCCGACCCGCGCGGCCGCGCGCCCCACAACCCAGGAGCGAGCTAAACACCAGTGCAGGGAGAGCGCTGCCGTCCCGTCGCGCGCGATGCTGCCCTGGACGGTGATCGGCCTGGCCCTGAGCCTGCGGCTGGCTCGGAGCGGCGCGGAACGTG gCCTTCCGGCATCTGCCCTTCAGGGAGACCTGCTGTTTCTGTTGGACAGTTCAGCCAGCGTGTCTCATTATGAGTTTTCCCGAGTTCGGGAGTTTTTGGGGCGACTGGCAGCCCTGCTTCCCGTGGGTCCTGGGGCCCTGCGTGCCAGCCTGGTGCACGTGGGCAGCCGACCGCACACCGAGTTTCCCTTCAGCCAGCACAGCTCAGGCTCAGCTGTCCAGGATGCCATACGGGCTGCAGCCCAGCGCATGGGTGACACCAACACTGGCCTAGCACTGGcatatgccaaggagcaactgttTGCCAAGGCGGCAGGGGCCCGGCCGGGGGTGCCCAAGGTGCTGGTGTGGGTGACAGACGGCGGCTCCAGCGACCCCGTGGGGCCCCCCATGCAGGAGCTGAAGGACCTGGGGGTCACCGTCTTCATCGTCAGCACTGGCCGGGGCAACCTCCTGGAGCTGTCTGCTGCTGCCTCGGCCCCCGCTGAGAAACATCTGCACTTCGTGGATGTGGATGACCTGCACATCATCACCCAGGCACTGAGGGGCTCCATCCTTg ATGCAATGTGGCCGCAGCAGCTCCATGCCTCCGAGGTTACGTCCAGCGGCTTCCGCCTGGCCTGGCCGTCCCTACTGACGGCAGACTCAGGCTATTATGTGTTGGAGCTGGCGCCCAGCACGGATCCGGGGGTCGCGCGCCGTCAGCAGCTGCCAGGGAACGCCACGGGCTGGGCCTGGACCGGTCTGGACCCAGACACGGACTACGACGTAGCCCTGGTGCCGGAGTCCAACGTGCGGCTCTTAAGATCACAGCACCTGCGGGTGCGCACGCTGCCAG AGGAGACCGGGCCGGAGCTCATCGTCGTCTCGCACGCCAGGCCGCGCAGCTTGCGCGTGAGCTGGGCCCCGGCGCTGGGCCCGGACGCCGCGCTCGGTTACCACGTGCTGGTCGGGCCCCTGCGGGGCGGGGCCGCGCAGAGCGTGGAGGTACCCGCGGGCGAGAACAGCACCACGCTTCAGGGCCTGGCGCCCGGCACCGCCTACCTGGTGACCGTGACCGCAGCCTTCCGCTCGGGCCGCGAGAGGGCGCTGTCAGCCAAGGCCTGCACGCCTGAAGGCGAGCGCAGCCGCGCCCCGCGTCCCCAGCCGCAGAGGACTGGGGGCCGGGAACCGTGA
- the LOC110124987 gene encoding ATPase family AAA domain-containing protein 3 isoform X1, whose translation MSWLFGIKGSKGEGTGPPLPLPPVQPGGEGSGDRGTGDRPGPKDKWSNFDPTGLERAAKAARELEHSRHAKEALSLAQMQEQTLQLEHQAKLKEYEAAVEQLKGDQIRVQAEERRKTLSEETRQHQARAQYQDKLARQRYEDQLKQQQLLNEENLRKQEESVQKQEALRRATVEREMELRHKNEMLRVEAEARARAKAERENADIIREQIRLKAAEHRQTILESIRTAGTLFGEGFRAFVTDWDKVTATVAGLTLLAVGIYSAKNATSVAGRYFEARLGKPSLVRETSRITVLEALRHPIQVSRRLLSKPQDALEGVVLSPSLEARVRDIAIATRNTKKNRSLYRNVLMYGPPGTGKTLFAKKLALHSGMDYAIMTGGDVAPMGRDGVTAMHKVFDWASTSRRGFMLVLASNQPEQFDWAINDRIDEMVSFELPQREERERLVRMYFDKYVLKPATEGKQRLKLAQFDYGKKCSEIAQLTEGMSGREISQLAVAWQAMAYASEDGVLTEAMMDARVQDAIQQHRQKMQWLKAEGSQRPAPHTQAE comes from the exons ATGTCGTGGCTCTTCGGCATCAAGGGTTCCAAGGGCGAAGGCACGGGGCCACCTCTGCCCTTGCCGCCCGTACAGCCCGGGGGCGAAGGCAGCGGAGACCGCGGCACGGGGGACCGGCCGGGGCCCAAGGACAAATGGAGCAACTTCGACCCGACGGGCCTGGAGCGCGCGGCCAAGGCGGCGCGAGAGCTGGAGCACTCGC GACACGCCAAGGAGGCACTGAGTCTGGCTCAGATGCAGGAGCAAACACTTCAGCTGGAGCATCAGGCCAAGCTCAAG GAGTACGAGGCCGCAGTAGAGCAGCTGAAGGGCGATCAGATCCGAGTGCAGGCTGAGGAGCGGAGGAAGACCCTGAGTGAGGAGACGCGGCAGCACCAGGCC AGGGCCCAGTACCAGGACAAGCTGGCCCGGCAGCGCTATGAGGACCAGCTAAAACAGCAG CAACTTCTCAATGAGGAGAACTTACGGAAGCAAGAGGAATCTGTGCAGAAGCAGGAGGCCCTGCGGCGAG CCACCGTGGAGCGGGAGATGGAGTTGCGGCACAAGAATGAGATGCTGCGGGTGGAGGCCGAGGCGCGCGCCCGGGCTAAGGCTGAGCGCGAGAACGCCGATATCATCCGTGAGCAAATCCGCCTGAAGGCCGCTGAGCACCGCCAGACCATCCTAGAGTCCATTAG GACAGCAGGCACCCTGTTTGGTGAAGGGTTCCGTGCCTTTGTGACAGACTGGGACAAAGTGACAGCCACG GTGGCCGGGCTGACACTGCTGGCTGTTGGGATCTATTCCGCCAAGAACGCCACGTCCGTCGCAGGGCGGTACTTTGAGGCCCGGCTGGGGAAGCCGTCCCTGGTGCGGGAGACGTCTCGCATCACAGTGCTGGAGGCTCTGAGGCACCCCATACAG gTCAGCAGGCGCCTCCTCAGTAAACCTCAGGATGCGTTGGAGGGCGTCGTCCTCAGC CCCAGCCTGGAGGCTCGCGTGCGGGACATCGCCATCGCCACAAGGAACACCAAGAAGAACAGAAGTCTGTACCGAAATGTCCTGATGTATGGGCCACCCGGGACTGGCAAAACGCTGTTTGCCAAG AAACTGGCGCTGCACTCCGGTATGGACTACGCCATCATGACGGGCGGGGATGTGGCCCCCATGGGGCGGGACGGCGTGACGGCCATGCACAAGGTCTTCGACTGGGCCAGCACCAGCCGGCGAGG GTTCATGCTGGTCCTGGCCAGCAACCAGCCCGAGCAGTTTGACTGGGCCATCAATGACCGCATCGATGAGATGGTCAGCTTTGAGCTACCACAGCGGGAGGAGCGGGAGCGCCTGGTGAGAATGTATTTTGACAAGTATGTTCTTAAACCAGCTACAGAAGGAAAGCA GCGCTTGAAGCTGGCCCAGTTTGACTACGGAAAGAAGTGCTCGGAGATTGCACAGCTGACGGAGGGCATGTCAGGCCGGGAGATCTCTCAGCTCGCCGTGGCATGGCAG GCCATGGCATATGCCTCTGAGGACGGGGTCCTCACTGAGGCCATGATGGACGCCCGGGTTCAGGATGCCATCCAGCAGCACAGGCAGAAGATGCAGTGGCTGAAGGCAGAGGGGAGCCAGCGGCCGGCCCCGCACACACAAGCTGAATGA
- the LOC110124987 gene encoding ATPase family AAA domain-containing protein 3 isoform X3, which produces MSWLFGIKGSKGEGTGPPLPLPPVQPGGEGSGDRGTGDRPGPKDKWSNFDPTGLERAAKAARELEHSRHAKEALSLAQMQEQTLQLEHQAKLKEYEAAVEQLKGDQIRVQAEERRKTLSEETRQHQARAQYQDKLARQRYEDQLKQQQLLNEENLRKQEESVQKQEALRRATVEREMELRHKNEMLRVEAEARARAKAERENADIIREQIRLKAAEHRQTILESIRTAGTLFGEGFRAFVTDWDKVTATVAGLTLLAVGIYSAKNATSVAGRYFEARLGKPSLVRETSRITVLEALRHPIQVSRRLLSKPQDALEGVVLSPSLEARVRDIAIATRNTKKNRSLYRNVLMYGPPGTGKTLFAKKLALHSGMDYAIMTGGDVAPMGRDGVTAMHKVFDWASTSRRGLLLFVDEADAFLRKRATEKISEDLRATLNAFLHRTGQHSSKFMLVLASNQPEQFDWAINDRIDEMVSFELPQREERERLVRMYFDKYVLKPATEGKQRLKLAQFDYGKKCSEIAQLTEGMSGREISQLAVAWQAMAYASEDGVLTEAMMDARVQDAIQQHRQKMQWLKAEGSQRPAPHTQAE; this is translated from the exons ATGTCGTGGCTCTTCGGCATCAAGGGTTCCAAGGGCGAAGGCACGGGGCCACCTCTGCCCTTGCCGCCCGTACAGCCCGGGGGCGAAGGCAGCGGAGACCGCGGCACGGGGGACCGGCCGGGGCCCAAGGACAAATGGAGCAACTTCGACCCGACGGGCCTGGAGCGCGCGGCCAAGGCGGCGCGAGAGCTGGAGCACTCGC GACACGCCAAGGAGGCACTGAGTCTGGCTCAGATGCAGGAGCAAACACTTCAGCTGGAGCATCAGGCCAAGCTCAAG GAGTACGAGGCCGCAGTAGAGCAGCTGAAGGGCGATCAGATCCGAGTGCAGGCTGAGGAGCGGAGGAAGACCCTGAGTGAGGAGACGCGGCAGCACCAGGCC AGGGCCCAGTACCAGGACAAGCTGGCCCGGCAGCGCTATGAGGACCAGCTAAAACAGCAG CAACTTCTCAATGAGGAGAACTTACGGAAGCAAGAGGAATCTGTGCAGAAGCAGGAGGCCCTGCGGCGAG CCACCGTGGAGCGGGAGATGGAGTTGCGGCACAAGAATGAGATGCTGCGGGTGGAGGCCGAGGCGCGCGCCCGGGCTAAGGCTGAGCGCGAGAACGCCGATATCATCCGTGAGCAAATCCGCCTGAAGGCCGCTGAGCACCGCCAGACCATCCTAGAGTCCATTAG GACAGCAGGCACCCTGTTTGGTGAAGGGTTCCGTGCCTTTGTGACAGACTGGGACAAAGTGACAGCCACG GTGGCCGGGCTGACACTGCTGGCTGTTGGGATCTATTCCGCCAAGAACGCCACGTCCGTCGCAGGGCGGTACTTTGAGGCCCGGCTGGGGAAGCCGTCCCTGGTGCGGGAGACGTCTCGCATCACAGTGCTGGAGGCTCTGAGGCACCCCATACAG gTCAGCAGGCGCCTCCTCAGTAAACCTCAGGATGCGTTGGAGGGCGTCGTCCTCAGC CCCAGCCTGGAGGCTCGCGTGCGGGACATCGCCATCGCCACAAGGAACACCAAGAAGAACAGAAGTCTGTACCGAAATGTCCTGATGTATGGGCCACCCGGGACTGGCAAAACGCTGTTTGCCAAG AAACTGGCGCTGCACTCCGGTATGGACTACGCCATCATGACGGGCGGGGATGTGGCCCCCATGGGGCGGGACGGCGTGACGGCCATGCACAAGGTCTTCGACTGGGCCAGCACCAGCCGGCGAGG CCTCCTGCTCTTTGTGGACGAAGCAGATGCCTTTCTCAGGAAGCGAGCGACT GAGAAGATCAGTGAAGACCTCAGGGCCACCCTGAATGCCTTCCTGCACCGCACGGGCCAGCACAGCAGCAA GTTCATGCTGGTCCTGGCCAGCAACCAGCCCGAGCAGTTTGACTGGGCCATCAATGACCGCATCGATGAGATGGTCAGCTTTGAGCTACCACAGCGGGAGGAGCGGGAGCGCCTGGTGAGAATGTATTTTGACAAGTATGTTCTTAAACCAGCTACAGAAGGAAAGCA GCGCTTGAAGCTGGCCCAGTTTGACTACGGAAAGAAGTGCTCGGAGATTGCACAGCTGACGGAGGGCATGTCAGGCCGGGAGATCTCTCAGCTCGCCGTGGCATGGCAG GCCATGGCATATGCCTCTGAGGACGGGGTCCTCACTGAGGCCATGATGGACGCCCGGGTTCAGGATGCCATCCAGCAGCACAGGCAGAAGATGCAGTGGCTGAAGGCAGAGGGGAGCCAGCGGCCGGCCCCGCACACACAAGCTGAATGA
- the LOC110124987 gene encoding ATPase family AAA domain-containing protein 3 isoform X2, with protein MSWLFGIKGSKGEGTGPPLPLPPVQPGGEGSGDRGTGDRPGPKDKWSNFDPTGLERAAKAARELEHSRHAKEALSLAQMQEQTLQLEHQAKLKEYEAAVEQLKGDQIRVQAEERRKTLSEETRQHQARAQYQDKLARQRYEDQLKQQQLLNEENLRKQEESVQKQEALRRATVEREMELRHKNEMLRVEAEARARAKAERENADIIREQIRLKAAEHRQTILESIRTAGTLFGEGFRAFVTDWDKVTATVAGLTLLAVGIYSAKNATSVAGRYFEARLGKPSLVRETSRITVLEALRHPIQVSRRLLSKPQDALEGVVLSPSLEARVRDIAIATRNTKKNRSLYRNVLMYGPPGTGKTLFAKKLALHSGMDYAIMTGGDVAPMGRDGVTAMHKVFDWASTSRRGLLLFVDEADAFLRKRATEKISEDLRATLNAFLHRTGQHSSKFMLVLASNQPEQFDWAINDRIDEMVSFELPQREERERLALEAGPV; from the exons ATGTCGTGGCTCTTCGGCATCAAGGGTTCCAAGGGCGAAGGCACGGGGCCACCTCTGCCCTTGCCGCCCGTACAGCCCGGGGGCGAAGGCAGCGGAGACCGCGGCACGGGGGACCGGCCGGGGCCCAAGGACAAATGGAGCAACTTCGACCCGACGGGCCTGGAGCGCGCGGCCAAGGCGGCGCGAGAGCTGGAGCACTCGC GACACGCCAAGGAGGCACTGAGTCTGGCTCAGATGCAGGAGCAAACACTTCAGCTGGAGCATCAGGCCAAGCTCAAG GAGTACGAGGCCGCAGTAGAGCAGCTGAAGGGCGATCAGATCCGAGTGCAGGCTGAGGAGCGGAGGAAGACCCTGAGTGAGGAGACGCGGCAGCACCAGGCC AGGGCCCAGTACCAGGACAAGCTGGCCCGGCAGCGCTATGAGGACCAGCTAAAACAGCAG CAACTTCTCAATGAGGAGAACTTACGGAAGCAAGAGGAATCTGTGCAGAAGCAGGAGGCCCTGCGGCGAG CCACCGTGGAGCGGGAGATGGAGTTGCGGCACAAGAATGAGATGCTGCGGGTGGAGGCCGAGGCGCGCGCCCGGGCTAAGGCTGAGCGCGAGAACGCCGATATCATCCGTGAGCAAATCCGCCTGAAGGCCGCTGAGCACCGCCAGACCATCCTAGAGTCCATTAG GACAGCAGGCACCCTGTTTGGTGAAGGGTTCCGTGCCTTTGTGACAGACTGGGACAAAGTGACAGCCACG GTGGCCGGGCTGACACTGCTGGCTGTTGGGATCTATTCCGCCAAGAACGCCACGTCCGTCGCAGGGCGGTACTTTGAGGCCCGGCTGGGGAAGCCGTCCCTGGTGCGGGAGACGTCTCGCATCACAGTGCTGGAGGCTCTGAGGCACCCCATACAG gTCAGCAGGCGCCTCCTCAGTAAACCTCAGGATGCGTTGGAGGGCGTCGTCCTCAGC CCCAGCCTGGAGGCTCGCGTGCGGGACATCGCCATCGCCACAAGGAACACCAAGAAGAACAGAAGTCTGTACCGAAATGTCCTGATGTATGGGCCACCCGGGACTGGCAAAACGCTGTTTGCCAAG AAACTGGCGCTGCACTCCGGTATGGACTACGCCATCATGACGGGCGGGGATGTGGCCCCCATGGGGCGGGACGGCGTGACGGCCATGCACAAGGTCTTCGACTGGGCCAGCACCAGCCGGCGAGG CCTCCTGCTCTTTGTGGACGAAGCAGATGCCTTTCTCAGGAAGCGAGCGACT GAGAAGATCAGTGAAGACCTCAGGGCCACCCTGAATGCCTTCCTGCACCGCACGGGCCAGCACAGCAGCAA GTTCATGCTGGTCCTGGCCAGCAACCAGCCCGAGCAGTTTGACTGGGCCATCAATGACCGCATCGATGAGATGGTCAGCTTTGAGCTACCACAGCGGGAGGAGCGGGAGCGCCTG GCGCTTGAAGCTGGCCCAGTTTGA
- the TMEM240 gene encoding transmembrane protein 240, with amino-acid sequence MSMSANTMIFMILGASIVMAIACLMDMNALLDRFHNYILPHLRGEDRVCHCNCGRHHVHYVIPYDGDQSVVDASENYFVTDNVTKQEIDLMLGLLLGFCISWFLVWMDGVLHCAVRAWRAGRRYDGSWTWLPKLCSLRELGRRPHRPFEEAAGNMVHVKQKLYHNGHPSPRHL; translated from the exons ATGTCCATGAGCGCGAACACCATGATCTTCATGATTCTGGGGGCGTCGATCGTGATG GCCATCGCGTGCTTGATGGACATGAACGCGCTGCTGGACCGATTCCACAACTACATCCTCCCGCACCTGCGGGGCGAGGATCGCGTCTGCCACTGCAACTGTGGCCG GCACCACGTCCACTACGTGATCCCGTACGACGGGGACCAGTCTGTGGTGGACGCCTCCGAGAATTACTTCGTGACAGACAACGTCACCAAGCAGGAGATCGACCTAATGTTGGGGCTGTTACTCGGCTTCTGCATCAGCTGGTTCCTGGTGTGGATGGACGGCGTCCTGCACTGTGCCGTGCGCGCCTGGAGGGCCGGCCGGCGCTACG ACGGTTCGTGGACCTGGCTGCCCAAGCTGTGCAGCCTGCGGGAGTTGGGCCGGCGGCCGCACAGGCCATTCGAGGAGGCGGCCGGGAACATGGTGCACGTGAAGCAGAAACTCTACCACAACGGCCACCCGAGCCCGCGGCACCTCTGA